A DNA window from Luteolibacter luteus contains the following coding sequences:
- a CDS encoding NirA family protein: MVNLSDSGFTPEQTSYLSGFVSGILQGRELPFLGQDGERRFTHEPDQSVYGTPLEDLCKEERIKHEQNGLDCWDAIIANAATNEFPKDGDVFRYKFHGLFFVSPAQESLMLRCRIAGGALTSEQLRGLAGVAEKWGPGHADLTTRANVQIREIMPENAPNVLMALTDMGLTSQGSGADNIRNITASPTTGFDPDELIDVMPYARAMHHYILKNRDLYGLPRKFNISYDSGGRVSVCADTNDIGFYAVKVGENDKGIAPGIYFRMQLCGITGHKQFATDCGVLLTPAETIPVAAALIRVFIENGDRTNRKKARLKYLVDDWGFEKTLEETQKKLAFPMRYFPLEDCAPSLPKSKHGHLGIHQQSDGKHYIGVLTPVGRMSVQQMLALADVADEFGRSEIRLTVWQNLIIPGIPEEKLQAAITAIQATGLDHRNNAITGGLIACTGSRGCKYAAADTKGNAITLGNHLASKMILDQPVNIHLTGCHHSCAQHYIGDIGMMGTRVKVSDGSTVDGYNIVLGGGVDDTQAIAREIWNGVAFEEIPGLVEKLLCTYLAQRENDESFAAFAQRLSVEELRGLVDERAAA; this comes from the coding sequence ATGGTTAATCTCAGCGACTCCGGCTTCACGCCCGAACAAACCTCCTACCTCTCCGGCTTCGTATCCGGTATCCTGCAGGGCCGCGAACTGCCATTCCTCGGTCAGGACGGTGAACGCCGTTTCACCCACGAGCCAGACCAGAGCGTCTACGGCACACCCTTGGAAGACCTCTGCAAGGAAGAGCGCATCAAGCACGAACAGAACGGCTTGGATTGCTGGGACGCGATCATCGCCAATGCCGCAACGAACGAATTCCCGAAGGACGGCGATGTCTTCCGTTACAAGTTTCACGGCCTCTTCTTCGTCTCCCCCGCCCAAGAGAGCCTGATGCTCCGCTGCCGCATCGCCGGGGGGGCGCTCACCAGCGAGCAGCTCCGCGGTCTTGCCGGCGTGGCGGAAAAATGGGGTCCGGGTCATGCCGACCTCACCACCCGGGCCAATGTCCAGATCCGCGAGATCATGCCGGAAAATGCGCCGAACGTGCTGATGGCCCTGACTGACATGGGCCTGACTTCGCAAGGCTCCGGCGCGGACAACATCCGAAACATCACCGCCTCCCCGACCACCGGCTTTGACCCGGACGAACTCATCGATGTGATGCCCTACGCCCGTGCGATGCATCACTACATCCTGAAGAACCGCGACCTCTACGGCCTGCCGCGGAAATTCAATATTTCCTACGACTCCGGCGGCCGCGTCTCGGTCTGCGCGGACACCAATGACATCGGCTTCTATGCCGTGAAAGTCGGCGAGAACGACAAGGGCATCGCACCCGGTATCTACTTCCGCATGCAACTCTGCGGCATCACCGGTCACAAGCAATTCGCCACCGACTGCGGCGTGCTGCTCACCCCGGCGGAGACCATCCCGGTGGCTGCTGCACTGATCCGCGTGTTCATCGAGAACGGCGACCGCACCAACCGCAAGAAGGCCCGCCTCAAGTACCTCGTCGACGACTGGGGCTTCGAGAAGACCCTTGAGGAAACCCAGAAGAAGCTGGCTTTCCCGATGCGCTACTTCCCTCTCGAAGACTGCGCGCCATCCCTTCCCAAGTCGAAACACGGCCATCTGGGCATCCACCAGCAGAGCGATGGCAAGCACTACATCGGCGTCCTGACTCCGGTGGGCCGCATGAGCGTCCAGCAGATGCTGGCACTCGCAGACGTCGCCGATGAATTCGGCCGCAGCGAGATCCGCCTGACCGTCTGGCAAAACCTCATCATCCCCGGCATCCCGGAGGAGAAGCTCCAAGCCGCAATCACCGCAATCCAGGCCACCGGCCTCGATCACCGCAACAATGCCATCACCGGCGGCCTCATCGCCTGCACCGGCAGCCGCGGTTGCAAGTATGCCGCGGCAGATACCAAGGGCAATGCGATCACCCTCGGCAATCACCTTGCCAGCAAGATGATCCTCGACCAACCGGTGAACATCCACCTCACCGGTTGCCATCACTCCTGCGCCCAGCACTACATCGGTGACATCGGCATGATGGGCACCCGCGTGAAGGTCTCCGATGGTTCCACCGTGGATGGCTACAACATCGTGCTCGGTGGTGGCGTGGACGACACGCAGGCGATCGCCCGCGAGATCTGGAACGGCGTCGCCTTCGAGGAGATTCCCGGCTTGGTCGAGAAGCTCCTCTGCACCTACCTCGCCCAGCGGGAGAACGACGAATCCTTCGCCGCCTTCGCCCAAAGGCTCAGCGTCGAGGAGCTGCGCGGCTTGGTCGACGAGCGCGCTGCCGCCTGA